The following are encoded together in the Streptomyces sp. NBC_00341 genome:
- a CDS encoding LysR family transcriptional regulator, with product MSLRQMEYFLTVVEETSFTRAAELLHVTQPALSHQIKALERTVGGALLERLPRGVRLTPMGRAFLPHAERSVRSAAQARRAARAAAGAEGGELHIATVHAIAVGILPEVFARWRSGHPGVGLVLHEYATTEALEEQIERGTADLAVGPPPADWPGHLVPIGEESIVLVVPFDDRLAGRASVRLQELADRPWVRCAMEAVVHGRPFLDWVCAEAGFVPRTAVRTEHTSTAVRMAAAGVGIATAPAHVVRGAVGEDCAVLTVDPPWSRPLAVFSRVELTGAAAAFTELLAAFRPPGPRPAP from the coding sequence ATGAGCCTGCGTCAGATGGAGTACTTCCTCACGGTCGTCGAGGAGACCTCCTTCACCCGGGCCGCCGAGCTGCTCCACGTCACGCAGCCCGCGCTGTCCCACCAGATCAAGGCCCTGGAGCGGACCGTCGGCGGCGCCCTGCTCGAACGGCTGCCGCGGGGCGTGCGGCTGACCCCGATGGGCCGCGCCTTCCTGCCGCACGCCGAGCGGTCCGTGCGCAGCGCCGCCCAGGCCCGGCGCGCGGCACGGGCTGCGGCCGGCGCGGAGGGCGGCGAACTGCACATCGCCACCGTGCACGCGATCGCCGTCGGCATCCTCCCCGAGGTCTTCGCCCGCTGGCGCTCCGGCCACCCCGGCGTCGGCCTCGTGCTCCACGAGTACGCCACCACGGAGGCCCTGGAGGAACAGATCGAGCGCGGCACCGCCGACCTCGCCGTCGGCCCGCCGCCCGCCGACTGGCCGGGCCACCTCGTCCCGATCGGTGAGGAGAGCATCGTCCTGGTCGTCCCGTTCGACGACCGGCTCGCCGGACGCGCCTCCGTCCGCCTCCAGGAGCTCGCGGACCGCCCCTGGGTGCGGTGCGCGATGGAGGCCGTCGTGCACGGCCGGCCGTTCCTGGACTGGGTCTGCGCCGAAGCCGGCTTCGTACCGCGCACGGCGGTGCGGACCGAGCACACCTCGACCGCGGTACGGATGGCCGCGGCCGGCGTCGGAATCGCGACCGCCCCCGCGCACGTCGTGCGCGGAGCGGTCGGGGAGGACTGCGCGGTGCTCACCGTGGACCCGCCGTGGTCCCGGCCGCTCGCGGTCTTCTCCCGCGTCGAACTGACCGGCGCCGCCGCCGCGTTCACCGAACTGCTCGCCGCGTTCCGGCCACCGGGCCCCCGGCCCGCCCCGTGA
- a CDS encoding cytochrome P450, which translates to MQADAPGGIPAPTPSPDHRPAGPSRSARPGAGPSLLAPGAARDPYRLYRVLREEHPLCYDAPLGAWLVSRYDDVIAALTGPRFTGYPHDGAPRGGPAPLGLCHGSARCLPRERYTVVTGTVPRHLAERVERTAFVLARRIAGRRQADLVEEFCRWLPAGSGPFRTRNGDPAQLGDGPCTRHTGLRETALASFLANLLDDPDLLAALRVEPALAGRAWTETMRRDPPVQVVLRRTLTEVTLSGGTLPARAPVACLIGAAGRDPERFAAPDLFDPFRRDQGRTTGGPAGCPAVVLGRLEAEQGVRALLDAMPGLRWADGFRPSATGLLTRGPRSLLVRPC; encoded by the coding sequence ATGCAGGCCGACGCCCCAGGAGGCATACCCGCCCCGACGCCCTCGCCCGACCACCGCCCCGCCGGGCCGTCCCGCTCCGCCCGCCCGGGAGCCGGCCCCAGCCTCCTCGCCCCCGGCGCCGCCCGCGACCCGTACCGGCTCTACCGGGTACTGCGCGAGGAGCATCCGCTCTGCTACGACGCCCCGCTGGGCGCCTGGCTGGTCAGCCGGTACGACGACGTGATCGCCGCGCTCACCGGCCCCCGGTTCACCGGTTACCCGCACGACGGGGCGCCGCGCGGCGGCCCCGCCCCGCTCGGCCTCTGTCACGGCAGCGCCCGCTGCCTGCCCCGCGAGCGGTACACGGTGGTCACCGGCACCGTGCCCCGGCACCTGGCCGAGCGCGTCGAGCGGACCGCGTTCGTGCTGGCCCGGCGGATCGCCGGGCGGCGGCAGGCCGATCTCGTCGAGGAGTTCTGCCGCTGGCTGCCCGCGGGCAGCGGCCCCTTCCGGACCCGCAACGGCGACCCCGCCCAGCTGGGCGACGGGCCCTGCACCCGGCACACCGGACTGCGTGAGACGGCCCTCGCCTCGTTCCTGGCCAACCTGCTGGACGACCCCGACCTGCTGGCCGCCCTGCGCGTCGAACCCGCGCTCGCCGGCCGCGCCTGGACGGAGACGATGCGGCGGGACCCGCCCGTCCAGGTCGTCCTGCGGCGGACCCTCACCGAGGTCACCCTCAGCGGCGGCACCCTCCCGGCGCGGGCCCCCGTCGCCTGCCTGATCGGCGCGGCGGGACGCGATCCGGAACGGTTCGCCGCACCGGACCTGTTCGACCCCTTCCGCCGTGACCAGGGCCGCACCACCGGCGGACCGGCGGGCTGCCCGGCCGTGGTGCTCGGTCGGCTGGAGGCCGAACAGGGGGTGCGTGCCCTGCTGGACGCCATGCCGGGGCTCCGCTGGGCGGACGGATTCAGGCCGTCCGCCACCGGCCTGCTCACCCGGGGTCCGAGGTCCCTGCTGGTGCGACCCTGCTGA
- the glgX gene encoding glycogen debranching protein GlgX, giving the protein MQVWPGQAYPLGATYDGAGTNFAVFSEAANRIELCLLHDDGSETAVELRETDAFVRHAYLPGVMPGQRYGFRVHGPYEPQRGARCNSAKLLLDPYARAVAGQIQWGEAVYGYPFGRPDARNDLDSAPHTMTSVVVNPYFDWGDDRRPRTDYHRTVIYEAHVKGLTMLHPGLPKELRGTYAGLAHPEVIAHLTELGVTAIELMPVHQFVQDHRLADAGLANYWGYNTIGFFAPHNAYASWGDRGEQVLEFKQAVRALHQAGIEVILDVVYNHTAEGNHLGPTLSFRGLDNASYYRLTDDQRYYMDTTGTGNSLLMRSPHVLQMIMDSLRYWVTEMHVDGFRFDLAATLARQFHEVDRLSSFFDLVQQDPVVSQVKLIAEPWDVGEGGYQVGNFPPLWTEWNGKYRDTVRDLWRGEPRTLAEFAGRLTGSSDLYQDDGRRPLASINFATCHDGFTLHDLVSYNDKHNDANGEGNRDGESHNRSWNCGVEGETDRPEVLELRERQMRNFIATLMLSQGVPMLSHGDEFGRTQLGNNNGYCQDSELSWVHWPDPAQAAADDDGDGEETADPGGDGLSRSLLEFTRAMVWLRRDHPVFRRRRFFHGRPVEGTHDELSDIAWFTPEGQEMTQRDWQAAHAKALTVFLNGHAISEPGPRGERISDDSFLLMFNASAETLEFAVPVNHGRQWHVVVDTARPAGVLTGAGPKVAAGDRVTLVGRSMVVLQRPA; this is encoded by the coding sequence ATGCAGGTCTGGCCGGGACAGGCGTACCCCCTCGGTGCCACGTACGACGGCGCCGGGACCAACTTCGCGGTCTTCTCGGAGGCCGCCAACCGAATCGAGTTGTGCCTGCTGCACGACGACGGCTCCGAGACGGCGGTGGAGCTGCGGGAGACCGACGCGTTCGTCCGGCACGCCTATCTGCCCGGGGTGATGCCGGGTCAGCGGTACGGGTTCCGGGTGCACGGGCCGTACGAGCCGCAGCGCGGCGCCCGCTGCAACTCCGCGAAGCTGCTCCTGGACCCGTACGCGCGGGCGGTCGCCGGGCAGATCCAGTGGGGCGAGGCGGTGTACGGCTATCCGTTCGGCCGGCCCGACGCGCGCAACGACCTCGACTCGGCGCCGCACACCATGACGTCCGTCGTGGTCAACCCGTACTTCGACTGGGGCGACGACCGGCGTCCCCGTACGGACTACCACCGCACGGTGATCTACGAGGCCCATGTGAAGGGCCTGACGATGCTTCATCCGGGGCTGCCGAAGGAGCTGCGCGGTACGTACGCCGGGCTGGCGCACCCGGAGGTCATCGCGCACCTGACAGAGCTGGGCGTCACGGCGATCGAGTTAATGCCGGTGCACCAGTTCGTGCAGGACCACCGGCTGGCGGACGCGGGGCTCGCCAACTACTGGGGTTACAACACCATCGGCTTCTTCGCCCCGCACAACGCCTACGCCTCCTGGGGCGACCGGGGCGAGCAGGTGCTCGAATTCAAGCAGGCCGTACGGGCGCTGCACCAGGCGGGCATCGAGGTGATCCTCGACGTGGTCTACAACCACACGGCGGAGGGCAACCACCTGGGGCCGACGCTCTCCTTCCGGGGCCTGGACAACGCCTCCTACTACCGTCTGACCGACGACCAGCGCTACTACATGGACACCACGGGGACCGGGAACTCCCTGCTGATGCGCTCTCCGCACGTGCTCCAGATGATCATGGACTCGCTGCGGTACTGGGTGACCGAGATGCATGTGGACGGCTTCCGCTTCGATCTGGCCGCCACGCTGGCCCGTCAGTTCCACGAGGTGGACCGGCTGTCGTCGTTCTTCGACCTGGTGCAGCAGGACCCGGTGGTCAGCCAGGTGAAGCTGATCGCGGAGCCGTGGGACGTGGGCGAGGGCGGCTACCAGGTGGGGAACTTCCCGCCGCTGTGGACCGAGTGGAACGGGAAGTACCGGGACACGGTCCGCGACCTGTGGCGCGGTGAGCCCCGGACGCTGGCCGAGTTCGCCGGGCGGCTGACCGGCTCCTCCGACCTGTACCAGGACGACGGCCGCCGGCCGCTCGCCTCGATCAACTTCGCCACCTGCCACGACGGCTTCACCCTGCACGACCTGGTCTCGTACAACGACAAGCACAACGACGCCAACGGCGAGGGCAACCGGGACGGCGAGAGCCACAACCGGTCCTGGAACTGCGGCGTGGAGGGCGAGACGGACCGGCCGGAGGTGCTGGAGCTGCGCGAGCGGCAGATGCGCAACTTCATCGCCACCCTCATGCTGTCGCAGGGCGTGCCGATGCTGAGCCACGGCGACGAGTTCGGGCGCACCCAGCTCGGCAACAACAACGGCTACTGCCAGGACAGCGAGCTGTCCTGGGTGCACTGGCCGGACCCGGCCCAGGCGGCGGCCGACGACGACGGCGACGGCGAGGAGACAGCGGACCCGGGCGGCGACGGGCTCTCCCGCAGCCTGCTGGAGTTCACCCGGGCGATGGTGTGGCTGCGCCGCGACCATCCGGTCTTCCGGCGGCGCCGGTTCTTCCACGGGCGGCCGGTGGAGGGCACGCACGACGAGCTCTCCGACATCGCCTGGTTCACGCCCGAGGGCCAGGAGATGACCCAGCGGGACTGGCAGGCGGCGCACGCCAAGGCCCTGACGGTCTTTCTGAACGGGCACGCCATCTCGGAGCCGGGGCCCCGCGGCGAGCGGATCTCCGACGACTCCTTCCTGCTGATGTTCAACGCGAGCGCCGAGACACTGGAGTTCGCCGTCCCGGTGAACCACGGCCGGCAGTGGCATGTCGTCGTCGACACGGCGCGCCCGGCCGGCGTGCTGACCGGCGCCGGACCGAAGGTGGCGGCGGGCGACCGGGTGACGCTGGTGGGCCGGAGCATGGTGGTGCTCCAGCGGCCCGCTTAG
- the treY gene encoding malto-oligosyltrehalose synthase, translated as MTPSATYRLQLQPDFPFSAAEDAVPYLATLGVSHLHLSPVLEAVPGSTHGYDVVDHGRVRAELGGEEGLRRLARTARRHGLGLVLDIVPNHMAADPRHNHALREVLREGPGSPYARWFDIDWAAGDGKVLLPVLGGRLGDEMDGFRVDGEVLRHGEQEFPLRSGTSGLPLPELLDAQHYRLCWWRLARTELNYRRFFTISELIGVRVEDPEVFAATHAKILELVRDGTVEGLRIDHPDGLADPAGYLERLSGASGGAWTVVEKILTGPEPLPAGWAVAGTTGYDALHRIDGLFVDPVGAAELLGHYRESASPAGDRGGYWQATVRRAAYRVVTHELAAETALLTRLASRVCAEDPALRDHAPWALRTAVRELLVRVPVYRPYVTAGGPCTESAGAALDATAVSDAKAVFAVREEAAAVDVVRELALGRLGPGGDRAAFCDRFAQTASALRAKSVEDTAYYRYVPLISANEVGGDPGRPAVTPEDFHVFCARLARDWPATGTALTTHDTKRSADVRAAVAVLSECPGRWSRLVAELARTAPAAPDPQLAWQAWQTAFGCVGFPAGEQAARLAPALLKAARESGLFTSWTEPDPGYERAMSDFVAAGPAAATGPARELLAEFAASLAPHVRANVLGAALVQLTMPGVPDLYQGTEREYLALVDPDNRRPFSTPSPDAPASAKEALTAAALRLRRERPGVFGESGTYAPLAASGPAAGHCLAFCRSGEVVTAVTRLSLRLAEAGGWRGTELALPDDGVWRDLLAPGREFSGGTVAVAELFDGGPVALLSRVAPAGTSDPG; from the coding sequence ATGACGCCTTCCGCCACGTACCGGCTCCAGCTCCAGCCGGACTTCCCGTTCTCGGCCGCCGAGGACGCCGTGCCGTACCTCGCCACGCTCGGCGTCTCCCATCTGCACCTGTCCCCCGTCCTCGAAGCCGTGCCCGGGTCCACGCACGGCTACGACGTCGTCGACCACGGCCGGGTGCGCGCCGAGCTGGGCGGCGAGGAGGGGCTGCGGCGGCTCGCCCGCACCGCCCGGCGCCACGGGCTCGGGCTGGTCCTGGACATCGTGCCGAACCACATGGCCGCGGACCCGCGGCACAACCACGCCTTGCGGGAGGTCCTGCGCGAGGGGCCCGGCTCCCCCTACGCCCGCTGGTTCGACATCGACTGGGCGGCGGGTGACGGGAAGGTCCTGCTGCCCGTGCTCGGCGGTCGGCTCGGCGACGAGATGGACGGGTTCCGGGTCGACGGGGAGGTGCTGCGCCACGGCGAGCAGGAGTTCCCGCTCCGGTCCGGCACCTCCGGCCTCCCGCTGCCCGAGCTGCTGGACGCCCAGCACTACCGGCTCTGCTGGTGGCGGCTGGCCCGTACCGAGCTGAACTACCGGCGGTTCTTCACCATCTCGGAGCTGATCGGGGTGCGGGTGGAGGACCCGGAGGTCTTCGCCGCCACCCACGCCAAGATCCTCGAACTGGTTCGGGACGGGACCGTCGAGGGGCTGCGGATCGACCACCCCGACGGGCTCGCGGACCCGGCCGGCTACCTGGAGCGGCTCTCCGGCGCGAGCGGCGGCGCGTGGACCGTGGTGGAGAAGATCCTCACCGGCCCGGAGCCGCTGCCGGCCGGCTGGGCGGTGGCCGGGACGACCGGGTACGACGCACTGCACCGGATCGACGGCCTCTTCGTCGACCCGGTGGGCGCGGCGGAACTGCTGGGCCACTACCGGGAGTCCGCCTCCCCGGCGGGCGACCGGGGCGGCTACTGGCAGGCGACGGTGCGCCGGGCCGCGTACCGCGTCGTCACCCATGAGCTGGCCGCGGAGACCGCGCTGCTGACCCGGCTGGCGTCGCGCGTCTGCGCCGAGGACCCCGCACTGCGCGACCACGCCCCGTGGGCGCTGCGCACCGCGGTGCGGGAACTGCTGGTCCGGGTGCCGGTCTACCGCCCGTACGTGACGGCGGGCGGACCCTGTACGGAGTCGGCCGGGGCGGCGCTGGACGCGACGGCGGTGAGCGACGCCAAGGCGGTGTTCGCGGTGCGGGAGGAGGCGGCGGCCGTCGACGTGGTGCGGGAGCTGGCGCTGGGGCGGCTCGGTCCCGGCGGCGACCGGGCGGCGTTCTGCGACCGGTTCGCGCAGACGGCGTCCGCGCTGCGGGCCAAGTCGGTCGAGGACACCGCGTACTACCGGTACGTGCCGCTGATCTCGGCGAACGAGGTGGGCGGTGATCCGGGCAGGCCGGCGGTGACGCCGGAGGACTTCCACGTCTTCTGCGCCCGCCTCGCCCGGGACTGGCCGGCCACCGGCACCGCGCTGACCACGCACGACACCAAGCGCAGCGCCGATGTCCGGGCCGCCGTCGCGGTGCTCTCCGAGTGCCCCGGGCGGTGGTCGCGGCTGGTGGCGGAGCTGGCCCGGACGGCTCCGGCGGCGCCCGATCCGCAGCTGGCGTGGCAGGCGTGGCAGACCGCGTTCGGCTGCGTGGGGTTCCCGGCCGGTGAGCAGGCGGCGCGGCTGGCGCCCGCGCTGCTGAAGGCGGCGCGGGAGTCGGGTCTCTTCACCAGCTGGACCGAACCCGATCCGGGGTACGAGCGGGCGATGTCGGACTTCGTGGCCGCCGGCCCCGCCGCCGCGACCGGCCCCGCGCGGGAGCTGCTCGCGGAGTTCGCGGCCTCGCTCGCCCCGCATGTCCGGGCCAACGTGCTCGGCGCGGCGCTGGTGCAGCTGACGATGCCGGGGGTGCCGGACCTCTACCAGGGCACGGAGCGCGAGTACCTGGCGCTGGTCGACCCGGACAACCGGCGGCCGTTCTCGACGCCTTCCCCGGACGCGCCCGCCTCCGCGAAGGAGGCGCTGACGGCGGCGGCGCTGCGGCTGCGGCGCGAGCGGCCCGGGGTGTTCGGGGAGTCGGGGACGTACGCCCCGCTGGCGGCCTCCGGGCCGGCGGCCGGGCACTGTCTGGCCTTCTGCCGCTCGGGCGAGGTCGTCACCGCGGTGACCCGGCTGTCGCTGCGGCTGGCGGAGGCGGGCGGCTGGCGCGGGACGGAGCTGGCGCTGCCGGACGACGGGGTGTGGCGGGATCTGCTGGCGCCGGGCCGGGAGTTCTCGGGCGGCACGGTCGCGGTGGCCGAGCTGTTCGACGGGGGTCCGGTCGCGCTGCTCAGCAGGGTCGCACCAGCAGGGACCTCGGACCCCGGGTGA
- a CDS encoding SAV2148 family HEPN domain-containing protein, with protein MSSGGFELPPGDAGHEGDATDVTPGAVSLARPLEIGAELDWGADAWSEVRTRAQRAGRAYIWLNLVEQRLRAVVAAVLRPIYEPVHGEDWVVAAAGPAGQEWVQRAVAVREVSRRKGYLLDPADDNVLSFLTLPQLRELMVQHWPCFEPYFDDRRDVELALDELEVARNVVSRNRALNEAVLAQAERASARLLEILGSGAAVPSADRLPVDAVEELVGDRYADVVSVHSDRVRLQRQLPAEDLFGGARRLDAIGIGLNLLVQNFSGRRLIRLAESGCRVRLLFINPASSAVKRRERELGLKKGELSRTVEMNILHMRRVRSKLRDPGAFEIHVFDETPRFTAYLVDGDGADAVGVVQTYLRRARGMEAPVLVLRGGGRAVVRAGQDSEHGLFETYREEFESVWTDSRPVS; from the coding sequence GTGAGCTCGGGAGGCTTCGAGCTGCCCCCAGGTGACGCTGGTCACGAGGGGGACGCCACCGATGTGACGCCCGGGGCGGTCTCGCTCGCCCGGCCCCTGGAGATCGGCGCGGAACTGGACTGGGGAGCGGACGCCTGGAGCGAGGTGCGCACCCGCGCTCAGCGGGCCGGGCGCGCCTATATCTGGCTGAATCTCGTGGAGCAGCGGCTGCGCGCCGTGGTGGCCGCGGTGCTCCGGCCCATCTACGAGCCGGTCCACGGCGAGGACTGGGTGGTGGCCGCGGCGGGACCCGCCGGACAGGAGTGGGTGCAGCGCGCCGTCGCCGTGCGCGAGGTCTCCCGCCGCAAGGGCTATCTGCTCGACCCGGCCGACGACAACGTCCTGAGCTTCCTCACGCTGCCTCAGCTGCGTGAGCTGATGGTCCAGCACTGGCCCTGCTTCGAGCCCTACTTCGACGACCGCCGCGATGTGGAGCTGGCCCTCGACGAGCTGGAGGTCGCCCGCAACGTGGTCTCCCGCAACCGCGCGCTCAACGAGGCGGTGCTCGCCCAGGCCGAGCGCGCCTCCGCGCGGCTGCTGGAGATCCTCGGCAGCGGCGCCGCGGTGCCGTCCGCCGACCGGCTCCCCGTCGACGCCGTCGAGGAGCTGGTGGGCGACCGGTACGCGGACGTGGTCTCCGTCCACTCCGACCGGGTGCGGCTCCAGCGCCAGCTGCCCGCGGAGGACCTCTTCGGCGGAGCGCGCCGGCTGGACGCGATCGGCATAGGGCTCAATCTGCTGGTGCAGAACTTCTCCGGCCGCCGGCTGATCCGGCTGGCCGAGTCGGGCTGCCGGGTCCGGCTGCTCTTCATCAACCCGGCCAGCAGCGCGGTCAAGCGCCGGGAGCGGGAGCTGGGGCTCAAGAAGGGGGAGCTGAGCCGGACGGTGGAGATGAACATCCTCCACATGCGCCGGGTCCGCTCCAAGCTCCGCGACCCGGGCGCCTTCGAGATCCACGTCTTCGACGAGACCCCGCGCTTCACCGCCTACCTGGTGGACGGCGACGGCGCCGACGCGGTGGGGGTCGTCCAGACGTATCTGCGCCGCGCCCGCGGCATGGAGGCACCCGTGCTGGTGCTCAGGGGCGGCGGCCGGGCGGTGGTCCGGGCCGGGCAGGACAGCGAGCACGGCCTGTTCGAGACGTACCGCGAGGAGTTCGAGTCCGTCTGGACGGACTCCCGGCCGGTCTCCTGA
- a CDS encoding carbohydrate ABC transporter permease, with amino-acid sequence MTLASATVQSGRHGPPGGPHGKGSARINRNAGTWFLVLPALLPILVLSVGPLLYGIALAFTDAQSGRTRSTQWTGVLNFQDLLHDGLFWDSFRIGLVWAVGVTVPQFVLALGLALLLNQNLRMRWLARALAIIPWAMPEVVVGIMWRLVYNPDAGILNETIRDLGLGDGRDWLTGLATALPAVILVGVWAGMPQTTVALLAGLQNTPHELHEAAALDGAGAWRRFRTVTWPALKPVALSITALNFIWNFNSFALVYVLTNGGPGGRTRLPMLFAYEEAFRYGQFGYAAAMGCVMVAVISVILAVYLVGRLGGGEDR; translated from the coding sequence ATGACATTGGCGAGTGCAACCGTGCAGTCCGGGCGGCACGGACCGCCGGGCGGCCCGCACGGCAAGGGGTCCGCGAGGATCAACCGGAACGCCGGAACCTGGTTCCTGGTACTGCCCGCCCTCCTCCCGATCCTGGTCCTCAGCGTCGGACCGCTGCTCTACGGCATCGCGCTGGCGTTCACCGACGCCCAGTCGGGGCGTACCCGGTCCACCCAGTGGACCGGGGTGCTGAACTTCCAGGACCTGCTGCACGACGGACTGTTCTGGGACTCGTTCCGGATCGGCCTGGTATGGGCGGTCGGCGTCACCGTCCCGCAGTTCGTGCTGGCCCTCGGCCTCGCGCTGCTGCTCAACCAGAACCTGCGGATGCGGTGGCTGGCGCGGGCGCTGGCGATCATCCCGTGGGCGATGCCGGAGGTGGTCGTCGGCATCATGTGGCGGCTGGTCTACAACCCGGACGCCGGAATCCTCAACGAGACCATCCGCGACCTCGGCCTGGGCGACGGCCGGGACTGGCTGACCGGGCTCGCCACCGCGTTGCCCGCGGTGATCCTGGTCGGGGTCTGGGCCGGGATGCCGCAGACCACGGTCGCCCTGCTGGCCGGCCTGCAGAACACCCCGCACGAACTCCACGAGGCCGCCGCGCTGGACGGCGCGGGCGCCTGGCGCCGCTTCCGTACCGTCACCTGGCCCGCGCTCAAGCCGGTCGCCCTCTCCATCACCGCGCTCAACTTCATCTGGAACTTCAACTCCTTCGCCCTGGTCTACGTACTGACCAACGGCGGTCCCGGCGGCCGGACCCGGCTGCCGATGCTCTTCGCGTACGAAGAGGCCTTCCGCTACGGACAGTTCGGCTACGCAGCGGCGATGGGCTGTGTGATGGTCGCGGTGATCTCCGTGATCCTCGCCGTGTACCTGGTGGGACGGCTCGGGGGAGGCGAGGACCGATGA
- a CDS encoding phosphotransferase enzyme family protein, whose translation MNEMRAREALTAAGHPGDAELLALGENAVFAVGDLVVKIGRDAVRSPELRERAEREVAVARWLAASGVPAVRTAEPAARLVEGHPVTVWHRLPEPVRPAEPRDLAPLLTAVHALPAPEGLSLPRRELLGGVERWLTLAGDAIDPADAGYLRERRDGFATAAAALVPHLPPGPIHGDALPRNVHVGPDGPVLVDLETFSTDLREHDLVVLALSRDRYGLPAEAYDAFTAAYGWDVREWDGCAVLRGARETASCAWVAQHAPANPKALTEFRRRVASLRDGDTGVRWYPF comes from the coding sequence ATGAACGAGATGCGAGCGCGCGAGGCACTGACCGCTGCCGGACACCCCGGCGACGCGGAGCTGCTCGCGCTGGGCGAGAACGCGGTGTTCGCCGTGGGCGACCTGGTGGTCAAGATCGGCCGGGACGCCGTGCGCAGTCCCGAGCTGCGCGAGCGGGCCGAGCGCGAGGTGGCCGTCGCGCGCTGGCTCGCCGCGTCCGGTGTCCCCGCGGTGCGGACCGCGGAGCCCGCGGCCCGGCTCGTCGAGGGCCACCCGGTGACGGTGTGGCACCGGCTGCCCGAGCCGGTGCGGCCCGCGGAGCCGCGGGATCTGGCGCCGCTGCTCACCGCGGTGCACGCGCTGCCGGCCCCGGAGGGCCTCAGCCTGCCCCGGCGGGAGCTGCTCGGCGGGGTCGAGCGCTGGCTGACCCTGGCGGGCGACGCGATCGACCCGGCCGACGCCGGGTATCTGCGTGAGCGCCGCGACGGCTTCGCGACGGCCGCCGCCGCGCTGGTGCCGCACCTGCCCCCGGGCCCGATCCACGGCGACGCGCTGCCGCGCAATGTCCATGTCGGTCCGGACGGGCCGGTCCTGGTGGACCTGGAGACCTTCTCCACGGATCTGCGCGAGCACGACCTCGTGGTGCTCGCCCTGTCCCGTGACCGGTACGGGCTGCCGGCCGAGGCCTATGACGCGTTCACCGCCGCGTACGGCTGGGACGTCCGGGAGTGGGACGGCTGCGCGGTGCTGCGCGGGGCCCGGGAGACGGCGAGCTGCGCGTGGGTCGCGCAGCACGCGCCGGCCAACCCGAAGGCACTCACGGAGTTCCGCAGGCGCGTGGCGTCGCTGCGCGACGGGGACACGGGGGTGCGGTGGTACCCCTTCTGA
- a CDS encoding 3'-5' exonuclease, with protein MSWHRHALVGFDLETTGTEPLEARIVTAAVVGVRAGDGEPERQRTWLADPGIRIPAQASAIHGISSERAAAEGRPVREVADEIAETLTGYWRQGVPVVAYNAAFDLTLLTAELRRHGLPSLSERLGGAGIGPVLDPYTIDRAVDRYRKGKRNLEAVCVEYGVVHGGAHDAGADALAAVRVAYAIAARHGSVAALSAAELHERQIAWYAEWAADFQQFLRRKGTADAVIDGRWPVREPVFELKSSPSGD; from the coding sequence ATGAGCTGGCACCGGCATGCGCTGGTCGGCTTCGACCTGGAGACGACGGGTACGGAGCCGCTGGAGGCCCGGATCGTGACGGCCGCGGTCGTCGGTGTCCGCGCCGGCGACGGAGAGCCGGAGCGGCAGCGCACCTGGCTGGCGGATCCGGGCATCCGGATCCCCGCACAGGCCTCCGCGATCCACGGCATCAGCAGCGAACGGGCGGCGGCGGAGGGCCGGCCGGTGCGCGAGGTGGCCGACGAGATCGCCGAGACCCTGACCGGCTACTGGCGCCAGGGCGTGCCGGTCGTCGCGTACAACGCCGCCTTCGACCTGACGCTGCTGACGGCGGAGTTGCGCCGACACGGACTCCCGTCGCTGAGCGAGCGGCTCGGCGGCGCGGGGATCGGCCCGGTCCTCGACCCGTACACCATCGACCGGGCGGTGGACCGCTACCGCAAGGGCAAGCGGAATCTGGAGGCGGTCTGCGTCGAGTACGGCGTGGTCCACGGCGGCGCCCACGACGCGGGGGCGGACGCGCTGGCCGCGGTGCGGGTGGCGTACGCGATAGCCGCGCGGCACGGCTCGGTGGCCGCGTTGTCCGCGGCCGAGCTCCACGAGCGGCAGATCGCGTGGTACGCGGAGTGGGCCGCCGACTTCCAGCAGTTCCTGCGCCGCAAGGGCACGGCGGACGCGGTGATCGACGGCCGCTGGCCGGTACGGGAGCCGGTGTTCGAGTTGAAATCAAGCCCGTCCGGCGATTGA